The proteins below are encoded in one region of Enhydrobacter sp.:
- a CDS encoding alpha/beta fold hydrolase — translation MARLDRDGVKIHYEIHGRGPTILLSHGYSSTSRMWDGQVAALKDRYQVIVWDMRGHGESDYPDDQSRYSEALTVGDMLALLDKAGAGKAIVAGLSLGGYMSLAFHASHPERVRALMLFDTGPGFKNDEARAKWNETAHKRAEAFDAEGLAALNASDEVKLTRHRDATGLARAARGMLAQQNDRVIRSLDTIAVPTLVLVGANDTNFLAATDYMAAKIRGSTKAVVPDAGHAANLHQPARFNQAVEAFLATLPAA, via the coding sequence ATGGCCAGGCTCGATCGCGACGGCGTGAAGATCCACTACGAGATCCATGGCCGAGGGCCCACGATCCTGCTGAGCCACGGCTACAGCTCCACGAGCCGCATGTGGGACGGCCAGGTCGCGGCGCTGAAGGACCGCTATCAGGTGATCGTCTGGGACATGCGCGGCCATGGCGAAAGCGACTACCCCGACGACCAAAGCCGCTACTCCGAAGCGCTGACGGTCGGCGACATGCTGGCCCTGCTCGACAAGGCAGGCGCGGGCAAGGCGATCGTCGCTGGCCTGTCGCTGGGCGGCTACATGTCGCTCGCCTTCCATGCCAGCCATCCCGAGCGCGTGCGCGCTTTGATGCTGTTCGACACGGGACCGGGTTTCAAGAACGACGAGGCGCGCGCCAAATGGAACGAGACGGCGCACAAGCGCGCCGAAGCCTTCGACGCCGAGGGGCTCGCCGCGCTCAATGCCAGCGACGAGGTCAAGCTCACGAGGCATCGCGACGCAACGGGCCTTGCGCGGGCCGCGCGCGGCATGCTGGCCCAGCAGAACGACCGGGTGATCCGCTCGCTCGACACTATCGCCGTGCCGACGCTGGTGCTGGTCGGCGCCAACGACACCAACTTCCTCGCCGCCACCGACTACATGGCGGCCAAGATCAGAGGATCGACCAAGGCGGTCGTTCCCGATGCGGGCCATGCCGCCAATCTGCATCAGCCCGCGCGTTTCAATCAGGCGGTCGAGGCGTTCCTCGCCACGCTGCCGGCAGCCTAG
- a CDS encoding 2-dehydropantoate 2-reductase, producing MGKRIAVVGVGALGGYVGGYLARTGEDVTLIDFWPENIETIRSRGLELDGVTPEEKFTVKNAKTMHLTEMQELARQKPIDIAFVAMKSYDTEWATALVKQYLAPDGYVVSLQNCLNEERIAGVVGWGKTVGMVASLISVDMYEPARIRRTVAKGGGKHTVFRVGEVHGRITKRVEELHEMVSRIDSAKTTTNLWGERWSKLCQNGMKNGVSAATGLTGTDCDRNDAIRRFAIKLGGEAVRVGQALGYHIEKIGKMEPETLAKASEGDKAALDEIETIMRPGSNTNPNPRADIQRPSMAQDIRKGRRTEIEFMNGYIAERGNYIGVPAPTHAKLTEIVKKVERQEVKAAPALLGG from the coding sequence ATGGGCAAGCGGATTGCGGTCGTCGGGGTCGGCGCGTTGGGCGGCTATGTCGGCGGCTACCTCGCCAGGACCGGCGAAGATGTCACCCTGATCGACTTCTGGCCGGAGAATATCGAGACCATCCGCAGCCGCGGCCTGGAGCTCGACGGCGTCACGCCGGAGGAAAAGTTCACGGTCAAGAACGCCAAGACCATGCATCTCACCGAGATGCAGGAGCTCGCGCGCCAGAAGCCCATCGACATCGCCTTCGTGGCGATGAAGTCCTACGACACCGAATGGGCCACGGCCCTCGTCAAGCAGTATCTGGCGCCGGACGGCTATGTCGTGTCGCTGCAGAACTGCCTCAACGAGGAGCGCATCGCGGGCGTCGTCGGCTGGGGCAAGACGGTCGGCATGGTGGCGTCGTTGATCTCGGTCGACATGTACGAGCCGGCCCGCATCCGCCGCACCGTCGCCAAGGGGGGCGGCAAGCACACGGTGTTCCGTGTCGGCGAGGTGCACGGCCGCATCACCAAGCGCGTCGAGGAGCTGCATGAGATGGTGAGCCGCATCGACAGTGCCAAGACCACGACCAACCTCTGGGGCGAGCGTTGGTCCAAGCTCTGCCAGAACGGCATGAAGAACGGCGTATCGGCCGCGACCGGCCTTACCGGCACCGACTGCGATCGCAACGACGCGATCCGCCGCTTCGCCATCAAGCTGGGCGGCGAGGCCGTGCGGGTGGGCCAGGCGCTGGGCTATCACATCGAGAAGATCGGCAAGATGGAGCCGGAGACGCTCGCCAAGGCGTCCGAAGGCGACAAGGCGGCGCTGGACGAGATCGAGACCATCATGCGCCCCGGCTCCAACACCAACCCGAACCCGCGCGCCGACATCCAGCGTCCCTCGATGGCGCAGGACATCCGCAAGGGCCGCCGCACCGAGATCGAGTTCATGAACGGCTACATCGCCGAGCGCGGCAACTACATCGGCGTGCCGGCCCCGACCCATGCCAAGCTCACGGAAATCGTGAAGAAGGTCGAGCGGCAGGAGGTCAAGGCCGCCCCTGCCCTCCTAGGCGGTTAA